A window of Paenibacillus sp. 19GGS1-52 contains these coding sequences:
- a CDS encoding phosphatidylglycerophosphatase A: protein MGDAKMPYSLNSKAVAEATNAWLIKRGVRLEEIAELVILLQKKYYPNLTMEECIHNVEMVLSKREVQNAVLTGIQLDVLAEEGKLFSPLQEMIQNDEGLYGVDEILAFSIVNVYGSIGFTNYGYVDKLKPGVLGRLNDKTTGQIHTYLDDIVGAVAAAASSRIAHRKQAEREQQLGLPHPPEESDESHSKSL, encoded by the coding sequence ATGGGTGATGCCAAAATGCCTTACAGTCTGAACAGCAAAGCCGTCGCAGAAGCGACTAATGCCTGGCTAATTAAACGGGGTGTACGATTGGAGGAAATTGCCGAGCTTGTCATCCTGCTGCAAAAGAAATATTATCCGAATTTAACAATGGAGGAATGTATCCATAACGTAGAGATGGTGCTGAGCAAGCGAGAGGTGCAAAATGCGGTGCTAACCGGGATTCAATTGGATGTGCTCGCTGAAGAGGGCAAGCTATTCTCCCCTCTGCAGGAAATGATCCAAAATGATGAAGGATTGTACGGGGTCGATGAAATTCTAGCCTTCTCTATCGTTAACGTGTATGGCAGTATAGGATTTACTAACTATGGCTATGTGGACAAGCTGAAGCCTGGTGTGCTAGGACGCCTGAACGACAAAACCACCGGGCAAATCCACACCTATCTTGATGATATTGTGGGAGCCGTAGCCGCTGCTGCCAGCAGCCGGATTGCACATCGTAAGCAGGCAGAGCGTGAGCAACAGCTTGGATTGCCACATCCCCCCGAGGAAAGTGATGAGTCTCATTCGAAATCCCTTTAA
- a CDS encoding GerMN domain-containing protein has translation MKSMKQIRGASVACLLAVPLILSSCSLFGSESASVDPPPSEVEAQMLQVSGETTLDTGVLGPVAKEDAQTAATSGERSGNSDSGSRTTVFLEDNNGLLAPVSLSLPKSDETTMLKDSLTALVSKGAYASLLPTGFEGLLPTGTEVKNVTVDKASGLAVVEFNSDFNAYDAANEREILEAITWTLTGESGIKGVQLWVDGKKLTEMPLKGTPLDRPLSRSMGINLPKHSQLLMNSSAVTVYFSAASPDGIQYYVPVTRFVPAGQDTLKAALSELIAGPESGDGLEMVMTQGTVLDSVEAGQNGVVTVSLTDDMFADGTGVPTEMLESVVLTVAQNTEDALVQIRMNGKETVTGTDNVDYGKPVSAPEYVNELPL, from the coding sequence ATGAAATCTATGAAGCAAATCCGCGGAGCCTCCGTTGCCTGCCTGCTGGCAGTTCCGCTGATTCTGTCCAGTTGCAGCCTGTTTGGGTCGGAATCAGCCTCTGTAGATCCGCCGCCAAGCGAGGTAGAAGCGCAAATGCTACAGGTAAGTGGTGAGACTACATTAGACACTGGAGTGCTGGGCCCAGTCGCTAAGGAGGATGCACAGACGGCTGCGACCAGTGGTGAACGGTCTGGGAACAGTGATTCGGGATCACGAACGACTGTATTTCTGGAGGACAATAACGGATTACTTGCCCCGGTATCACTCAGTCTGCCCAAAAGCGACGAAACCACGATGCTTAAGGATTCACTAACAGCACTGGTGAGCAAGGGGGCATATGCCTCGTTACTGCCCACTGGCTTCGAAGGACTTCTACCCACCGGTACTGAAGTTAAAAATGTCACGGTAGACAAAGCGAGTGGACTGGCTGTAGTCGAGTTTAACTCGGACTTTAACGCCTATGATGCTGCGAATGAGCGCGAAATACTGGAGGCAATCACCTGGACACTGACCGGAGAGAGTGGAATTAAAGGTGTTCAGCTCTGGGTAGACGGCAAAAAGCTTACCGAGATGCCGCTGAAAGGAACTCCATTAGATCGCCCACTGTCGCGCAGCATGGGAATTAACCTGCCGAAGCACAGTCAGCTTCTTATGAATTCAAGTGCGGTTACTGTATATTTTTCCGCTGCTTCACCTGACGGTATTCAGTATTATGTTCCGGTTACCCGGTTTGTACCCGCAGGGCAGGATACTTTGAAGGCGGCACTCAGTGAACTGATCGCTGGCCCAGAATCCGGAGATGGTCTGGAGATGGTGATGACGCAGGGAACCGTACTGGATAGTGTAGAAGCTGGGCAGAACGGTGTGGTTACTGTCTCTTTGACTGACGATATGTTTGCTGACGGCACGGGTGTACCTACAGAAATGCTGGAATCCGTGGTGCTGACGGTTGCCCAAAATACAGAGGATGCCTTGGTCCAGATTCGGATGAACGGCAAAGAAACGGTTACGGGTACCGATAATGTTGACTATGGAAAACCGGTGTCAGCACCGGAATATGTGAACGAGCTTCCGCTATAG
- the rph gene encoding ribonuclease PH, with product MMRSNGRNDDQLRPLTITTQTNKYAEGSVIIEMGDTKVICTATVEEKVPPFLKGQGKGWVTAEYSMLPRATQTRNQREAARGKLTGRTMEIQRLIGRALRSVVNLQALGERSITLDCDVIQADGGTRTASITGAFVAMSFAINKIALQHKLSVFPITDYLAAISVGVVGDKTLLDLNYEEDSKAKVDMNVVMTGGGAFVEVQGTGEERPFSRQELDLLLGLGEKGIYELIAVQKEVLGAIALKIPTGQPGQVV from the coding sequence ATGATGAGATCAAACGGGAGAAACGACGACCAACTCCGGCCGCTGACGATAACGACCCAAACGAATAAATATGCTGAGGGCTCCGTGATTATTGAAATGGGGGACACCAAGGTTATCTGTACGGCAACAGTAGAGGAGAAAGTTCCCCCATTTCTTAAGGGACAGGGAAAAGGCTGGGTGACAGCTGAATATTCCATGCTTCCCCGGGCTACGCAAACGCGTAACCAGCGTGAAGCCGCTCGCGGTAAGCTTACAGGTCGCACCATGGAGATCCAACGGCTGATCGGCCGGGCGCTTCGTTCCGTTGTGAATTTGCAGGCTCTCGGTGAACGCAGCATCACGCTCGATTGTGATGTCATTCAGGCAGATGGAGGTACACGGACGGCTTCCATTACAGGAGCTTTTGTGGCCATGAGTTTTGCCATTAATAAAATCGCATTGCAGCACAAGCTGAGTGTATTTCCGATTACGGACTATCTTGCAGCAATCAGTGTCGGCGTTGTTGGCGACAAAACACTGCTTGATTTGAACTATGAAGAGGATTCCAAAGCGAAGGTCGATATGAATGTAGTAATGACTGGCGGCGGTGCATTTGTGGAAGTGCAGGGTACCGGTGAAGAAAGACCGTTCTCGCGTCAGGAGCTGGACCTGCTGTTGGGTCTTGGAGAGAAGGGGATTTACGAGTTGATTGCTGTCCAGAAGGAAGTTCTGGGAGCGATTGCGCTCAAAATCCCCACCGGTCAACCGGGCCAAGTGGTATAG
- a CDS encoding XTP/dITP diphosphatase, whose amino-acid sequence MKSSTGILIVATKNKGKVREFQHAFAPLGLTVKSMFDYADLPDVEEDGATFAENALKKAKTVGDILGLPVLADDSGLCVDSLDGRPGVYSARYAGEGAADSDNNLLLLSELEKLKLGEDTDQPLLSTARFVCALSLYDPGTGRELTAEGSVEGWITSEPVGAGGFGYDPLFYLPDYDKTMAELTLEEKQKISHRGAALRLLTEKLAAAALTDPGNL is encoded by the coding sequence ATGAAATCTTCGACTGGCATTCTTATTGTTGCAACGAAGAATAAGGGCAAGGTGCGCGAGTTCCAGCACGCCTTCGCTCCGCTTGGACTAACGGTTAAGAGCATGTTCGACTACGCAGATCTTCCGGATGTTGAGGAGGATGGGGCTACCTTTGCCGAGAATGCGCTGAAAAAAGCCAAGACCGTGGGTGATATTCTTGGACTGCCAGTGCTTGCGGATGATTCTGGTCTTTGTGTAGATAGTCTGGATGGCAGGCCAGGTGTCTACTCTGCACGTTATGCAGGAGAAGGTGCGGCTGACAGTGATAACAATCTGTTGCTGCTTAGTGAGCTGGAGAAACTGAAGCTGGGCGAGGATACAGATCAGCCACTGCTGAGCACAGCCCGATTCGTCTGTGCCTTATCCTTGTATGACCCGGGCACTGGCCGGGAACTGACTGCTGAGGGTTCTGTGGAAGGCTGGATTACGTCTGAGCCAGTGGGTGCTGGCGGTTTTGGTTATGATCCATTATTTTATTTGCCGGATTATGATAAGACAATGGCAGAGCTCACACTGGAAGAGAAGCAGAAGATTAGCCACCGGGGCGCAGCTTTGCGGCTGCTGACGGAGAAACTGGCGGCTGCGGCGCTTACGGACCCTGGAAATTTGTAG
- a CDS encoding carbohydrate-binding protein: MSAWAAGVAYNVGVIVTYSGHTYTCLQSHTSLLGWEPVSTPALWRLN; encoded by the coding sequence ATCTCTGCTTGGGCAGCGGGAGTTGCGTACAATGTGGGTGTTATTGTGACTTATAGTGGACATACGTATACTTGCCTGCAGTCCCATACTTCCCTCTTAGGCTGGGAACCAGTCAGCACACCAGCTCTTTGGAGGTTGAACTAG
- a CDS encoding NfeD family protein produces MVVWVFWLIAAGVLFVVEMMTLTFYLLWLSIGALVAGLLSLLLPEAILFQVVLGSLVALGLTLFSKPLVAKFRNSRGFKDTGTDIVGRQGIVTEPIEPGRYGQVKVGGDTWTATSLQTLGKEDVVRVLKRGTAIIEVELWGARTDGMGNCCSSSCCSSGVHWINSQNRTTAAGWRSGTSW; encoded by the coding sequence ATGGTTGTCTGGGTCTTTTGGTTAATTGCAGCCGGTGTCCTGTTTGTAGTAGAAATGATGACGCTTACGTTTTATCTGCTTTGGCTCAGTATCGGCGCTTTGGTTGCCGGTCTGTTGTCGTTATTATTGCCAGAGGCTATTTTATTTCAGGTGGTGCTTGGCTCGCTGGTCGCGCTAGGTCTGACACTATTCTCGAAGCCGCTCGTAGCGAAGTTTCGTAATTCCCGTGGGTTCAAAGATACGGGTACGGATATCGTCGGCAGACAAGGAATAGTTACGGAGCCGATTGAGCCAGGACGTTACGGGCAAGTTAAGGTAGGCGGGGATACTTGGACTGCAACATCGCTGCAGACTCTGGGTAAAGAAGATGTCGTTAGGGTATTAAAAAGAGGTACTGCTATTATTGAAGTAGAATTATGGGGGGCACGAACTGATGGAATGGGCAATTGTTGTAGTAGTTCTTGTTGTAGTAGTGGTGTTCATTGGATTAACAGTCAAAATCGTACCACAGCAGCGGGTTGGCGTAGTGGAACGTCTTGGTAA
- a CDS encoding SPFH domain-containing protein, giving the protein MMEWAIVVVVLVVVVVFIGLTVKIVPQQRVGVVERLGKFHRLLTPGLNILIPVIDQVRTYHDLRIQQANVPPQTVITKDNVQVQIDTIIFYQVVGPEEATYGISDYVYGVRNISTATMRQIIGKLELDETLSGREKISVDIRIALDEATEKWGVRIERVEVIDIKPPLDIQEAMDKQMKAERSKRAIVLEAEAAKQDMILRAEGDKQSKILKAEGDKEARIRQAEGLGQAQELEALGQAKAIQAIAEAEKIRIQLLSTAGLDEQVLAYRSFEALTEIAKGPANKVFLPTSAVETLGSLGAIAEVFKASKDGK; this is encoded by the coding sequence CTGATGGAATGGGCAATTGTTGTAGTAGTTCTTGTTGTAGTAGTGGTGTTCATTGGATTAACAGTCAAAATCGTACCACAGCAGCGGGTTGGCGTAGTGGAACGTCTTGGTAAATTTCACCGGCTCTTGACTCCAGGTCTGAATATTCTAATTCCAGTGATTGATCAGGTACGTACGTATCATGATCTGCGGATTCAACAGGCAAATGTACCTCCACAAACGGTAATCACGAAGGATAACGTACAGGTACAGATTGACACCATTATTTTCTATCAGGTAGTGGGTCCGGAAGAAGCAACTTATGGTATTTCTGATTATGTATACGGGGTACGGAACATCTCAACAGCCACGATGCGACAAATTATTGGTAAGCTGGAGCTGGATGAGACGTTGTCTGGCCGGGAAAAAATCTCCGTTGATATTCGTATCGCGCTGGATGAAGCTACTGAGAAGTGGGGCGTACGGATCGAGCGTGTGGAAGTTATCGATATCAAACCGCCGCTTGATATTCAAGAAGCGATGGACAAACAGATGAAAGCTGAGCGGAGCAAACGGGCGATTGTCCTGGAGGCGGAAGCAGCGAAGCAGGATATGATCCTGCGTGCAGAAGGTGATAAACAAAGTAAGATTCTGAAGGCTGAGGGCGACAAGGAAGCTCGTATTCGTCAAGCCGAAGGTCTGGGTCAGGCCCAGGAACTAGAAGCACTGGGTCAGGCAAAAGCCATTCAGGCCATCGCCGAAGCGGAGAAAATCCGTATTCAATTGCTCAGTACTGCGGGGCTGGATGAGCAGGTACTTGCGTATCGTTCCTTTGAAGCACTGACTGAAATCGCCAAAGGTCCAGCGAACAAGGTCTTCCTGCCAACTAGCGCAGTTGAGACACTGGGTAGTCTGGGTGCAATTGCTGAAGTCTTCAAGGCAAGCAAAGACGGTAAATAA
- a CDS encoding cupin domain-containing protein, whose product MTQKEISPLVELLELQPHVEGGWYKRLWNSSFEIPQDVLGESYSGPRASASSIYFLLHADETSAWHTVLSSEIWLWHSGSPIVLSLGGSGDRPEDVKEIILGLDIAAGQQPQVVIPAGVWQAARPLGEEPVLVSCIVSPEFHFDDFKLIEK is encoded by the coding sequence GTGACACAAAAAGAGATCTCACCGCTAGTGGAGCTGCTGGAACTGCAGCCTCATGTTGAAGGCGGCTGGTACAAAAGGCTTTGGAATTCTTCATTTGAAATTCCGCAGGACGTATTGGGCGAAAGCTATTCTGGCCCCCGCGCTTCGGCATCCTCCATTTATTTTCTGCTGCATGCAGATGAAACCTCTGCTTGGCATACGGTACTCTCGTCGGAGATATGGCTGTGGCATTCCGGTAGTCCGATTGTGTTAAGTCTTGGCGGCAGTGGTGATAGACCAGAGGATGTAAAAGAAATTATTCTGGGTCTGGATATCGCAGCTGGCCAGCAGCCGCAGGTAGTTATACCAGCAGGTGTATGGCAGGCGGCTAGACCGCTAGGTGAAGAGCCTGTGTTGGTTTCCTGTATTGTGTCACCTGAATTCCATTTTGATGATTTTAAACTAATCGAGAAATAA
- a CDS encoding aldo/keto reductase produces the protein MSQLNGPFSGGPTLNDGVTMPWLGLGVWQTKDGDEVIHAVNAAVETGYRSIDTAAGYNNEEGVGQAIRECGVSRDELFITTKLRNPDQGYESTLKAFEVSRRKLGLDMIDLYLIHWPVAGKYRETWKALIHLQKEGHIKSIGVSNFQVHHLKDIIEDTGVIPVVNQVEFHPLLTQRELLKYASEQGIQIEAWSPLMQGHLDLPLLKELAERYGRTPAQIVLRWDLQQGVITIPKSVHTERIKENAGFFDFTLSDEDVKAISDLNEDHRFGPDPDNFNF, from the coding sequence ATGAGTCAATTGAATGGACCATTTTCAGGTGGCCCCACTTTAAATGATGGAGTAACAATGCCATGGCTGGGGTTGGGTGTATGGCAGACCAAAGACGGCGATGAGGTAATCCATGCAGTTAATGCTGCGGTAGAAACCGGATATCGCAGTATTGACACCGCGGCAGGCTACAATAATGAAGAGGGCGTTGGACAAGCCATTCGAGAATGCGGAGTTTCCCGAGATGAGTTGTTTATTACAACTAAACTACGGAATCCGGATCAAGGTTATGAATCAACGCTTAAGGCATTCGAGGTTAGCCGTCGCAAGCTGGGCTTGGATATGATTGATCTGTATCTGATTCACTGGCCGGTTGCAGGGAAATATCGAGAGACTTGGAAAGCTTTGATTCACCTGCAAAAGGAAGGTCATATCAAATCAATTGGGGTGAGCAACTTTCAGGTTCATCATCTGAAGGATATTATTGAAGACACCGGAGTAATACCCGTGGTCAATCAGGTAGAGTTCCATCCCTTGCTGACTCAGCGCGAGCTGCTGAAATATGCAAGTGAGCAGGGCATTCAGATAGAGGCTTGGAGCCCGCTGATGCAGGGCCATCTTGATCTACCGCTCTTAAAAGAATTGGCAGAAAGGTACGGCAGAACACCAGCTCAAATTGTACTGCGCTGGGATTTGCAGCAGGGGGTAATCACGATTCCGAAATCGGTGCATACAGAGCGAATCAAAGAGAACGCCGGATTCTTCGATTTCACACTCAGTGATGAGGATGTTAAAGCCATTTCAGACTTGAACGAAGATCATCGCTTCGGCCCGGACCCGGATAACTTTAATTTTTAA
- the asnB gene encoding asparagine synthase (glutamine-hydrolyzing) yields the protein MCGITGFIQWRGDLTQHSQLLVKMTETLANRGPDAAGTWISGPCAFGHRRLSVIDPENGAQPMITRHEENVYAIVYNGELYNAPELKNELKQRGHQFRTQCDTEVLLHAYIEWGAECTDKLNGIFAFAVWDGLRDQVFLARDRLGVKPLFYSQVDDVFVFGSEPKALLQHPKVQPTVGPEGLAEIFIIGPARTPGHGVYKDMHELRPGHAMIYNREGLRSYAYWKLESFTHTDNEDETAAKVRELLQDTLERQLVSDVPVCSLLSGGLDSSALTALAVDYYNRTGQGRVDTFSVDYVDNDKHFKSHSFQPGADGPWIKRMVDELDTNHHYIAFDTPELVMALDNALYSRDLPGMTDVDSSLYLFCREIKKHATVAISGEAADEIFGGYPWFHREDMLSSGTFPWSVAPKMRAGLLSPEINEWIRPLEYLGDRYSDAVAEVPKLDGETGKQAQMRVMSYLNITRFMPTLLDRKDRMSMGVGLEVRVPYCDHRLVQYVWNIPWEIKMTGNREKGILRKALEGVLPDDVLYRKKSPYPKTHNPAYLNAVRTQVLAILEDSTSPLLPLIDAAKIREIAASPESSSNLPWFGQLMSGPQLFAYLAQIDLWLRTYNVVIR from the coding sequence ATGTGCGGAATAACCGGATTTATTCAGTGGCGCGGCGATCTTACACAGCACTCGCAACTGCTAGTCAAAATGACTGAAACCTTAGCAAATCGCGGACCGGACGCGGCCGGAACTTGGATCTCAGGCCCCTGTGCCTTCGGACACCGTAGACTTAGCGTTATCGACCCGGAAAATGGTGCACAGCCGATGATCACCCGCCATGAGGAAAATGTGTACGCAATTGTTTACAACGGGGAATTGTACAATGCCCCTGAGCTTAAGAATGAATTGAAGCAGCGGGGACATCAATTCCGCACCCAGTGCGATACCGAGGTTCTGTTGCATGCCTATATCGAATGGGGAGCAGAGTGTACCGATAAGCTAAATGGTATATTTGCCTTTGCCGTGTGGGACGGCCTGCGGGATCAGGTGTTTTTGGCACGTGACCGTTTGGGCGTGAAGCCGCTCTTTTACAGTCAGGTAGATGATGTCTTTGTATTCGGCTCCGAACCCAAGGCTCTGTTGCAGCATCCCAAAGTACAACCAACCGTAGGTCCGGAGGGACTGGCGGAGATCTTCATTATCGGTCCGGCTCGTACTCCAGGACACGGTGTATATAAGGATATGCACGAACTTCGTCCGGGCCATGCCATGATTTACAACCGGGAAGGCTTACGCAGCTATGCCTATTGGAAGCTGGAAAGCTTTACACATACTGATAATGAAGATGAGACAGCGGCTAAGGTGCGTGAGTTGCTGCAGGATACACTGGAGCGCCAGCTTGTGTCAGATGTTCCGGTGTGCTCACTACTCTCTGGAGGACTGGACTCAAGCGCGCTGACGGCATTGGCCGTAGATTACTATAACCGGACCGGTCAGGGCCGAGTGGATACTTTTTCCGTCGATTATGTAGATAATGACAAGCATTTCAAGAGCCATTCTTTTCAGCCCGGAGCAGATGGACCGTGGATTAAGCGGATGGTCGACGAGTTGGATACGAACCACCATTATATTGCTTTTGATACGCCAGAGCTTGTTATGGCGCTGGACAACGCTCTGTACTCACGTGATTTGCCTGGGATGACTGACGTAGACTCCTCCCTTTATTTGTTTTGCCGCGAGATTAAAAAACATGCGACTGTAGCCATCTCTGGCGAGGCTGCTGATGAAATCTTTGGCGGATACCCTTGGTTCCATCGCGAGGATATGCTTTCTTCAGGCACTTTTCCATGGTCAGTTGCACCCAAGATGCGGGCAGGATTACTGTCCCCAGAAATAAACGAATGGATACGTCCCTTGGAGTATTTGGGTGACAGATACAGTGATGCCGTGGCAGAGGTGCCCAAACTCGATGGAGAAACAGGCAAACAGGCACAAATGCGCGTAATGTCCTACCTTAATATTACCCGCTTCATGCCCACTCTTTTGGACCGCAAAGACCGGATGAGCATGGGCGTAGGGCTTGAGGTTCGCGTCCCTTATTGCGATCACCGTCTGGTCCAGTATGTATGGAACATTCCTTGGGAGATCAAAATGACAGGCAACCGCGAAAAAGGCATTCTGCGCAAAGCACTAGAGGGTGTCCTGCCCGACGATGTGCTCTACCGCAAAAAAAGTCCTTATCCCAAAACACACAATCCCGCCTACTTAAATGCCGTTCGCACACAGGTATTGGCTATTCTCGAAGATTCTACGTCTCCGCTCCTTCCTTTGATTGACGCTGCCAAAATCCGTGAAATCGCCGCCTCTCCAGAATCCTCCAGCAACCTGCCCTGGTTCGGTCAGCTGATGTCCGGTCCTCAGCTCTTTGCTTATCTGGCCCAAATTGATCTCTGGCTGCGGACCTATAACGTGGTGATTCGTTAG